A single region of the Leptodactylus fuscus isolate aLepFus1 chromosome 5, aLepFus1.hap2, whole genome shotgun sequence genome encodes:
- the LOC142204563 gene encoding pinopsin-like, producing the protein MNSNITTADPTENFTIASSIFPRSGYSILSFLMFLNAVFSIFNNLLVILVTIKYPKLRNPINIFILNLSFSDLLMTLCGTTIVVSTNYHGYFYLGEKFCVFQGFAVNYFGIVSLWSLTILAYERYNVVCEPVGALKLSTQRGYQGLAFIWLFCLIWAIAPLFGWSSYGPEGVRTSCSIGWEERSWSNYSYLIAYFLTCFIIPVAIIGFSYGSILFSLYKLNRKIEEQGGKTNREEELRVVMMVLFMVFAFLICWLPYTVFALIVIIKPTFYISPLAATLPTYFAKTSPIYNPIIYIFLNRQFRCCAVQLLTCGHIDLSEPEEEALSMAAPVETQTAAKRNQVTPT; encoded by the exons ATGAATTCCAATATAACTACAGCTGACCCAACAGAAAACTTTACCATAGCGTCTAGCATATTTCCCAGATCTGGATATAGCATTTTGTCTTTTCTCATGTTTTTAAATGCTGTATTTTCCATTTTTAACAATTTGTTAGTTATTTTAGTGACTATAAAATATCCGAAACTCCGCAATCCTATCAATATTTTCATATTAAACCTATCATTTTCAGATCTATTAATGACACTGTGTGGCACCACTATAGTAGTCAGCACCAACTACCATGGTTACTTTTACCTGGGGGAAAAATTTTGTGTTTTCCAAGGATTTGCTGTCAACTATTTTG GAATTGTGTCCCTCTGGTCCCTGACGATACTAGCATATGAGAGGTACAATGTGGTCTGCGAGCCAGTAGGAGCATTGAAGCTCAGCACACAGAGGGGTTACCAAGGCCTGGCGTTTATCTGGCTTTTTTGTCTTATTTGGGCTATAGCACCACTATTTGGATGGAGTTCATATGGACCTGAAGGTGTTCGGACATCTTGCTCCATTGGCTGGGAAGAGAGGTCTTGGAGTAACTACAGTTACCTGATTGCCTACTTTTTGACCTGCTTCATTATTCCTGTAGCAATAATCGGATTTTCATATGGAAGTATACTGTTCTCATTATATAAG CTGAACAGGAAAATTGAAGAGCAAGGGGGTAAAACAAACCGAGAAGAAGAGCTAAGAGTTGTAATGATGGTGCTTTTCATGGTGTTTGCCTTCCTTATATGTTGGCTGCCATATACAGTATTTGCTCTTATTGTCATCATTAAACCAACCTTCTATATTTCTCCTCTCGCTGCAACTCTACCAACATATTTTGCTAAGACAAGTCCTATCTACAATCCAATCATCTACATCTTTCTAAACAGACAG TTCCGTTGCTGTGCTGTTCAGCTCTTGACCTGTGGTCACATTGACTTATCTGAACCAGAAGAAGAAGCATTATCTATGGCTGCTCCAGTGGAAACCCAAACTGCTGCTAAACGAAATCAAGTTACACCAACTTAA